In Colletotrichum higginsianum IMI 349063 chromosome 1, whole genome shotgun sequence, the DNA window CGGTCTAATGCTACTACTATCTTAACGCAGTATGTTTGTCCGGTCCCATATTTGTTAAGTTAAGTCTCGCAACTTGTAACTGCCAACTGGGTTGACTGTGTTGGTTGGAAGACTCAAGGTTGACCATGCCAAGTCGCAGAGCGAGACCCTCGATGCTACGCTGACGGTGGTCCGTGCCTCAGCTCATGTTGGACCAACACGAACTTCAACCATGTAAGTTCCTAGGACCCTGGCCATCATGTCGGTTCAACTTTGGGCCAACGCCGTATCCGTACCTGAGCATGATCACGGACAAGAGTTACCAATACGGCACGGAGACATGAGCCGACTACAGACCCGGCCCGGCGCCGCTCTGATATTACGTTGATTTACTACCTTGGCTGCGCGCGATGTAGTGCCCGCCCGCCAAGCATCATGTGTTGGTGTAGTGTGTAATCGCGTTGGAAGTTGGAGCTTGCGGCCGGTGGGCCCATGTATTGCATTGCAATACAGTGTGATGTTGGACCAACCTGGCTCTCACCTTCCTTTATGAGTAATGTTGCTGGGGTAGGTATTTGTAGGTTCTATGCAGAGTGATGGGTCTTCTCAGTCTCTCCACTCTTGGGCAACGTTTTGTAAGTTCCATTACGGCTGACTGTGTGAAGTGAGGGCGTGAGGGCTGCCTTCCGGTCATCTTGCTGCAACATGGCGGCTACCATCTTTGCGTGGCCGGCTGGCTGGTTCTTCTCGTCCGCCCTGTTCTTTTTCCTCGGCCTGCGACATGAATCAAGACGACCAAGGACAATTCTGGCCGCCCTGCACCTACTTGCAGTTGCTGTGAGCCTGGGAGCCATTGGCGAGGCCTTGCGCGAGCTGCCCCTGCTTGCTGTGCCTTTTGTCCTCGGAATGACGGCGCACACGACTTTCATCCTGCTCCTGGACGAGGGAACCAGTACGGCCGGTCTTTCCCCCTCTGCGCAGCTAAAGGCAACAACCCTGCTCTGGTGCAATACCCGGAGGCTGGAGCCCTACGGCTCCCGGCCCACCACGGGTGCAATGCTAGGATGCCAGCGCCGCATCTCATTCGGTCTAGGCCGCATCTTGAGAACCCTGGTCTTCTGGTTTGTCGACTGGTCGATATCCGAGATTATACACGTCCGGACACTGcgctccctccctctcgggATCCACAGCTTTGCGCCCGACAAGCGAACCGTCCTTCCGAGTCCCTGGACTTTTCCAGGGCTCGCATACCCGGACTCTGTTCTCCGAGCCATCGCGAGCACACACTGGATATGGATCACATACTGCGGCTTGACGAAGACGCACCATTTATCCGCCGCACTCTTCGTCTCGGTGTTGAACTGGGAATCTCCCATCAACTGGGCGTGACCACCGCTTTTCGGCTCCATCTGGGATGCCTACACTCTCCGCCGCTTCTGGGGCGTCTTCTGGCACCGGCTGCATGTCGTCACATTCTCGGCTTACACGCCGCCTCTGCCCAAGGCGCTTCGCGCTCTGTGGGTCTTCTTGCTTTCGGCGGCTGGACACGCGCTGGTGAACTGGGTCATGTATCGCAGGGCGTATGCAGCATCCGAGTTCTGGTTTTCCGTCCTGAATTGGGCCCTGTGCTTGTACGAACATGTTCTTGGCGTGGATGGCGGGAGGATGCCCGGCAGGCTCGCCAGCAACcccccgtcgacggccaggcGAATTGCCGGTCTCTTTTTCGTATGGCTGTTCTTCTTTTGTACCGTACCGGCGTGGCAGTATCCTGGAGTTTATGATAGGTCCTGATGTGGGCGTCATGGGTCTCTTTCCTAGCTATCCTAGGCAGGTTCCTTGCTTGCACAATATTATCATTGCTGTTCCGGCACATGATCTATGGCGGGTGCTACTCTGTCGTGTTAACCTCATCGTTTCCCATGACTACCCCGCTCCATTCTTTTTATCTAACCCGCCAAGGAGGGCTGTATCCGTAACTCTCCTCTTTCCCTTTGTTTACTTTCACTTCCGAGAGTGCACACTCCTGTGAAGCCAGTAGAGCTGCACATATCAATCGATTGCAGAATTCTCGGATCTCCCGACAGCACCATGACAGAACCCCGTGATTCGACCGAGACGTCTCTGCCACCCTACGACGCGGTCTCGCAGCCGTATCAGGAGGTGTGCCCCCCCACGACTCTCGTCATAGTAGGTCAGTCGATCCACGCTCTGACGGCAGATTCGCCGGTACTGTATCATCTCAGTCTTGGTATTTCAAGCCTTTCGGATATCACCACGGAGGTAGAGCTCTCGCGCGTTGAGCCGAAGCAAGATGGCTCGGGACGCCAACGCCATATATATGACTTGCGATATATGCGCTCGGGACCTGGTGGCTACGTGAAGCTGCCGTCCGACTCGCCTCACTACTTTATCGAGCGTGCAAGCCGTCGCGTCCCGGGCCTTCAGGATCTGGGCCTCAAGAAGAGCCGCTTGCCGGGAAAGACATGTACGACTGTTCTGCCCGTTGACATAAGAGGCAAGACCAGCAAGTACAGCATACCCAACTTTGTCAAGGACAGCGCCCCCGTGTTCAGTATCAACAGAAATAGGTGGGCGGATGCGCAAGGGGCTCTGATTGCCTCCATGCA includes these proteins:
- a CDS encoding Toxin biosynthesis protein; the protein is MAATIFAWPAGWFFSSALFFFLGLRHESRRPRTILAALHLLAVAVSLGAIGEALRELPLLAVPFVLGMTAHTTFILLLDEGTSTAGLSPSAQLKATTLLWCNTRRLEPYGSRPTTGAMLGCQRRISFGLGRILRTLVFWFVDWSISEIIHVRTLRSLPLGIHSFAPDKRTVLPSPWTFPGLAYPDSVLRAIASTHWIWITYCGLTKTHHLSAALFVSVLNWESPINWA
- a CDS encoding 3',5'-bisphosphate nucleotidase, producing MTEPRDSTETSLPPYDAVSQPYQEVCPPTTLVIVGQSIHALTADSPVLYHLSLGISSLSDITTEVELSRVEPKQDGSGRQRHIYDLRYMRSGPGGYVKLPSDSPHYFIERASRRVPGLQDLGLKKSRLPGKTCTTVLPVDIRGKTSKYSIPNFVKDSAPVFSINRNRWADAQGALIASMHDTTEHSLVVTAALPRAQFDMLVALWCCKVWESGVANAEKVHEGIDGVKRKMRLAREFGMSSSTMGPGGASGAF